The genome window CGGTGACGATGCGCAGGAAATCCAGCGTGATCTGCCAGTGCCGGGCATACTCCGCCGGCACCAGCCCGGCGAGGTCGTCGAACGACAGGCGCTCGGTCTGTACTTGATCCAGCAGCCGGGCCAGTTCAGCCGCCAGCCTTATCGCCTGGTCCGGGCGGCGCGGCCCATCCTCCAGCCGTTCGCCCAGCTTCAGGATCAGCCGCGAGAGCAGCAATTGCCGCCGCAGTGTCGGGATCGCTGGCGCGATGTCCGCGGCGGCACTCCCCGGCGCCTCCGCTTCGCCATGCAGCTCGATCTCGTCGGCATCCAGATCGCCCAGCGGCATCATGCGCGGCAGCAGCAGCGGCCTGCCGTCGGACAGCCTGAGGAAGGCCTCGCGCAGGGACCGGCCGCCGCGCCGGGTCGGCACCAGGATCAGCATGCGCGACAGGGCCAGCGGGTCGCCGCCGGCCCGCGCCATCAGCCCGGCGGCCAGCGCGTCGGCGAAACCGCCACCGGCAGGAATGGAGAAGACGGAAGGTGAGGCCCCCGTCATCACACCATTTTCAGCGTATGGCCGGCGAGGAAGGCTTCCTCGGTGGCTGGAATGTCTTCCGGGGTGCTGACATGGTACCACATGCCGTCATGCACCATGCCGTGCAGTCGCCCGGCCTCCGCCGCCTTGTCGTAGAGCAGGTTCAGCGAGAACGGGCCCTCCGGCGCGCCCTCGAACAGGCGCGGATGCAGCATCTGCACCCCCATATAGGCGAAGGGCACAACCTCCTGCTCCTTGCGGCGGCGGATGCCGGTGTCGGGATGCAGGTAGAAATCGCCGGGGCCGCGATAGCCCAGCGCGCCATGGGTCGGGAACAGCATCAGCAGCGCGTCCATGCGCTCATCGTCCCAGAGTTCGGCCAGCCTTGCCAGCGCTGAGGACAGGCCGTTCAGCCACAGGCTGTCGCCATTGGCGACGATGAAGGGCGCGTCGCTGAAATGCGGCAGGGCGCGTTTCACGCCGCCGCCGGTATCCAGCAGTTCCGCCTCGCGGGAAATCTCGATGCGCGGGGTCTGGCGCTTTGCCAGATGCGATTCCAGCACCTCGGCCTGCCACCAGCTGTTCACCACGACAGTTTCGATGCCGGCTTCCTCCATCCGATCCAGCGCGTAGTCGATCAGCGGCTTGCCGGCGACCTCCACCAGCGGCTTCGGCAGGGTCTCGGTGATCGGCCGCATCCGGCGGCCCTCGCCGGCGGCCAGGATCATCGCGGTCTTCGGCGTCTTCATGCCGGTGTCTCCGGTGTCGTGCGGATGTCGGGCGGGATCGCGGCATCGAGCCAGGCGGCGAGCGGCGCCAGCGCCGGATGGTCGAGATCGCGGGCGATCAGCCGCCACAGGCGGGGAATGTGAGTGAGGTAGCGATGCTTGCCGTCGCGCCGCGACAGCCGGGTGAAGATACCGACGATCTTCATGCTGCGCTGCGCCCCCATGATCCGGCAGGACAGGTCCAGCGCCGCCGGGTAGATCTCCGGGAAGGCGGCGGCGTAGCGCGCCAGCATCGCGGCGGCAAGTGCGGGCGCCACGTCGCGCCGGGCATCCTCCAGCAGCGAGACCAGGTCGTAGGTCACCGGCCCGATCACCGCGTCCTGGAAGTCGAGCAGCCCCAGCCCCTGCGGCCCGCCGCCCGGCTGTGTGCCCGGCAGCAGCATGAGGTTATCGACATGGTAGTCGCGTAGCACCAGCGTCTGCGGCACCTGCCGGGCCTGCGCCAGCAGCGGCGTCAGCGCCCCTGTCAGGCCGGCGCGGGCTGTCTCGATATCTGCGCCAGGGGCAACCGCCGGCAGGTACCAGTCGGTCAGCAAATGCGCTTCGCGCAGGAACAGCGCATCGTCATAGGCGGGCAGGGGGATGGATGCTGCGTCGGCATGGCGATGCAGCCCGATCAGCAGGTCCAGCGCGTCGCGATAGAGCGGCTGCTCCGGCGTGCCGGCCGCCAGCGCACGGGTGAAGGTGGTATCGCCGAAATCCTCAAGCAGCAGCAGGCCGGCCTGTTCGTCGCGGGCCAGGATGCGCGGCGCGCGCTGGCCGAGGCGCAGCAGATGTTCGGCCACGGCTATGAAGGGGCGGACATCCTCCACCGGCGGTGGCGCGTCCATCAGCATCGCGGTTTCCGACCCGCGCGTGAGCCTTGCATAGCGTCGGAAGGAGGCATCGCCCGGCAGCCACAAGAAGGCGGCATCCTGCCAGCCGGCGCGGGCGAGAAAGCCTGATATCAGGTCGGCCCGGGAAATGTCCTGAACAGAAGTCACAGGCTCAGTCCTTTCAGCCGTTCCGGCCAGTCGCTGCCGCCGGAGAGCGTGGCGCGCCTTCCCTCTGCGACATGCGACAAAGCGATCTCCAGCCGGCGGGCAGGCAGGTAGGGGCCCAGCCGTTCCGGCCATTCGATCAGCGAGACGGCGTCGGCGAAGGCATCCTCGATGCCCAACTCGAAGGCCTCCTCCGGGTCTTCCAGCCGGTACAGGTCGAAATGCCAGAGCGACAGCGGCACCGCCCCATCCTCATAGGTCTGGACCAGCGTGAAGGTCGGGCTGGGTACCTCGGTATTCCCGCCGAACAGGGCGCGGATCAGGCCGCGCGCCAACTCCGTCTTGCCGGCGCCCAGATCGCCCAGTAGCGCCACCACGTCGCCGGTCTTCAGGCGAGGTGCCAGGGCGGCGCCCAGCGCCTGCGTCGCCGCAGCATCGGGCAAGTCGAACCGGGCGATGAGGGGGGCGGTATCGGGCACGCTTCTGTGGGTCCCTGCGACACGGATCATCGGTTCCGGTTGTAGCGATGCGGGACTCGATAGGCAACGGCGCGATATGCCCCTTATCCGCCCGGGGTTGATATGCCGGGCGGCCCCGGCCATCTTTAGCGCCGCATTCCCGTGAGCAAAGATTCGAACGCCATGAGCACTCCTCACAAGACCGATGTTGTCATCATCGGCGCCGGGCCGGTCGGCCTTTTCGCCGTTTTCCAATGCGGCATGCTGGGGTTCCGCTGCCATGTCGTGGACTCGCTGGGCGAGGTTGGCGGGCAATGCGTGGCGCTCTACCCCGAAAAGCCGATCTACGACATTCCGGGATACCCCACCATCGACGCGGCGGACCTGATCGTGAAGCTGGAGCAGCAGGCTGCACCCTTCGCGCCGGTCTTCCATCTGGGCGAGGAGGCGACAGGCCTGAAGCGGCTGCCCGATGGCGGCTGGCGGCTGACCACCTCCGCCGGGACGGTGATCGAGGCGGGCGCTGTCATCATCGCGGCGGGCGCGGGCGCTTTCGGGCCGAACCGGCCGCCGATTCCCGGCATCGAGGTCTATGAGGGCCGTTCGGTGCATTACATGGTGAAGCGGCGCGAGGATTTCCGCGGCAAGCGTGTGGTCATCGCCGGCGGCGGTGATTCCGCCGTGGACTGGGCGCTGTCGCTGTCCGATATCGCGAAGGTCATGGTGGTGCACCGGCGGCCGAAATTCCGTGCCGCCTTCGAGAATGTCTGCCGGCTGGAGCAGCTGCATGCCGAGGGCGTGCTGGAGCTGGTCGTACCCTATCAGCTGCAGGGGCTGGAAGGGGCGGACGGGCAGCTCACGGCGGTCAATGTCGCCACGCTGGAAGGCACGGTGCGGCGGCTGGAGGCGGACGCGCTGCTGGCCTTCTTCGGCCTGTCCACCGATCTGGGGCCGATCGCGCAATGGCACCTTGAACTGGAGCGGAACCACCTTGTCGTCGATCCGGCCAGCATGGCGACCAGCCAGCCCGGTATCTTCGCCATCGGCGATGTGAATGCCTATCCCGGCAAGCTGAAGCTGATCCTGACCGGCTTTGCCGAGGCAGCGCTGGCGGCGCATGCCATCCACCCGATCCTGCGTCCCGACACGGCGCTGCATTTCGAATATTCGACGACGCGCGGTGTGCCCGGGGGCGCGCCAGGGGGCGTTCCCGCCTAACCGGCGGACTGCCCCTGCGGCAGCGGCTTGTCGCCGGGCAGGCGGACGGTGACCACCGTGCCCTGATCAACCTCGGAGGTCAGGCCGATCTGGCCGCCATGCAGTTCGATCAGGCTTTTCACCAGCGACAGGCCGAGCCCCGCGCCAGTGTCGCGCTGGTTCCGGCCGCGCTCGAACTTGCCGAACACGCGCTCCTGGTCTCGGGCGGCGATACCGACGCCGGTGTCGGTGACGGAGAGCAGCAGCGCATCCTCCTCGCGCCGCGCCTCGATCCGCACACTGCCCCCGGCCGGCGTGAATTTCTGCGCATTGCTGACGATGTTGAACATGGCCTGCTTCAGCCGCCGCCCGTCGGCCCGCACGGTGCCGATGCCGTCCGGGCAATCCAGCGCCATCTGCACGCCACGCGTGCGTGCGGCCTCGGTGCTGAGCGTCATCAGCGAGTCCAGCATCTCACGGACATCGACCTCCTCCAGCTCCAGCGTCATGTAGCCGGCCTCGATGCTGGCGAGATCGAGAATGTCGTTCACCAGCGAGATCAGCCGCTGCGATGAGGACAGGATGGCCTGGCTGTATTCGCGCTGGCGGTCGTTCAGCGGCCCGAAATAGCCCTGGTCGAGGATTTCCGAGAAGCCGACGATGGCGTTCAGCGGCGTGCGCAGCTCGTAGGAGACATTGGCGACAAACTCGTTCTTCAGCCGGTCAGCCTCTTCCAGCGCCTCGTTGCGTTCCAGCAGGGCGCGTTCGACGCGGTAGGAATCGGTCACGTCGAGGTAGGAGAACAGCGTCGCCCCGTCAGGCAGCGGCACATGGGCATAGTCGATGGCCGTGCCGTCCGCCCGGATCAGCCGCTCGGTCCAGCTGCGCCGCTCGCCCAGCCGTTCGATTTCCCGGCCCCTGTAGGCCTCCCAGGACTCGAAGCTGTGCAGCGGCCGGGTCATTTCCAGGAAATCGGCATAATGCGGCTGCTGGTCCAGCTGATCGGCCGGCAGCTGCCAGATCCGGGCATAGGCCGGGTTCCACAGTTTCAGCCGGGCATCACCGCCATAGACGGCAATGCCTTCGTAGAGATTGTCCAGCGTCTCGCGCTGGACGGCGTTCAGCGTGTTGAAGTTGCGTTCCAGCGCCAGCCGGTCGGTCACATCCTCGTCGGCGAACACCAGCCCGCCGAACGGGTGCGGCGCGGTCACCCGCCGGATGGTGCGCTCGTCCGGCAGGTGCAGCAGCTCCTCCTCGGGGTCGAGCAGCGAGGTGATGCGGCGTTCGATGGCGCGCACCATGGCCTTGAAGTCGGTCACTTCCGGCAGCCAGCGGCGCTCTCGCAGCGCGTCCATCACCTCGGCGATGGAGGGCTCGCCGGACAGAAAGCGCTCTTCCAGCCCCCACAGGCTGGCATAGGCGGCATTGAAGAATTTCAGCCGCTTGTCGGGGCCGAAGATGCTGATCGCGACCTGCAGGTTCTCCAGCACCGCGTCATGGGCGGCGATGTGGCGCTCCAGCTCGGACTGGGCATTGTCCAGCGCGCTTGCGTCGGTCAGGTAGCCAGCGCTGCCAGCGCCGTCCTCGCGCGGCAATTCGCTGAATTCCAGAAGGGCGCGCTGCTCCCCGGTGGCAACATAGCGGCTGGCCGATTGCGGGTGCCCGCTGCGGATCGCCCGGCGCACCAGATCGGCGCCGGTATCGCTTGCCGACGGGCCGCCGATTTCCAGATCCTCGCCGCCGCCGGAGGCTTCCTGCAGCGTGCGATAGGCAGGATTGGCCCAGACGATGCGTCCCGCCGCATCGCGCCGCCAGAGCGGGATCGGTACGGCCTCGGCGACAGCGGCCACATTGGCGGCGTCCCGCAGGCCGGACAGCGTCCGGTGCAGCCGGAAATACCGCCAGCCCAGCAGCAGCAAGGCCAGCAGAAGAATGCCGGCTATGAACCATGGCAACAGGGTCATGCCGGCACTCTAAAGGATGTTCCGGGCTTAGGGAATCGCCCGCGGATGGCGGTACCGCATGGATTTATGCGGCGGCGCGCACGCCGGCGGCGCGGACCTTCTCCGGCACATGGCTTTCGAACTGCTTGAAATTGGCCTCGAAGCGACCGCGCAGATCGTGCGCTGTGCTGTCATAGGCCCCCTTGTCCGCCCAGGTCTGGCGCGGGTCGAGCACGTCCGTCGGCACGTCCGGGCAGTTTTCCGGCACCAGCAGGCCGAAATTCGGGTCCTGCCGCACGCCGGCCTGGGCCAGCGTGCCGTTCAGCGCGGCCGCCACCATGGCGCGGGTATAGGCGATCTTCATGCGCTCGCCGACGCCCGCTTTGCCACCGCTCCAGCCGGTGTTCACCAGCCAGCATTTGGCGCCGTGCTTGGCGATGCGGTCGCGCAGCATCTCGGCATAGATAATCGGGTGGCGCGGCATGAAGGGCGCGCCGAAGCAGGTGGAGAAGGTGGCCTGCGGCTCGCTGCCCAGCCCCTTCTCGGTGCCGGCGACGCGCGCGGTGTAGCCGGACAGGAAGTGATACATCGCCTGTTCCGGCGTCAGCTGGCTGATCGGCGGCAGCACGCCGAAGGCATCAGCGGTCAGCATGACCACATTGTCGGGATGTCCGCCGGTGCCGTCCAGGCTCATGTTCGGGATGAACTCGATGGGGTAGGAGGCGCGGGTATTCTCGGTCAGGCTGGCATCGTTCAGGTCGAGATGCCGGGTTTCCGGATCGAACACCACATTCTCCAGAATGGTGCCGAAACGCTCCGTGGTGGCGTAGATCTCCGGCTCCGCCTCGCGCGACAGGCGGATCACCTTGGCGTAGCAGCCGCCCTCGAAATTGAACACGCCATTGTCCGACCAGCCATGCTCGTCATCGCCGATCAGCGTCCGAGTGGAATCCGCCGACAGGGTGGTCTTGCCCGTGCCCGACAGGCCGAAGAAGATCGCCACATCACCGCGCTGGCCGATATTGGCCGAACAATGCATCGGCAGCACGCCGCGCGCCGGCAGCAGGTAGTTCAGCAGGGTGAAGACCGACTTCTTGATCTCGCCGGCGTAGGAGGTGCCGCCGATCAGCACGATCCGCTTCGCCATATCGACCAGGATGAAGGTCTCCGAGGCAAGGCCGTCGGCAGCGCCGCGGCCCATCAGGTTCGGCACGTTCATGATGGTGAATTGCGGCTCGAAATGGGCCAGCTCCTCGCGCTTCGGCTGGATGAACATGTTGCGCGCGAACAGATTGTGCCAGGCCGTCTCGGTGATCACCCGGACCGGCAGCCGGTAGGCTGGATCGGCCCCGGCGAAGCAATCCTGCACGAACACCTCGCGGTTCTGCAGATAGGCCAGCGCCCGGCCCAGCATTATGTCGAAGCGCTCCTGGTCGATGGGCTTGTTCACCTCGCCCCAGTTGATATCGCCGCGCGAGCCCGGCTCATCGACGAAGAACTTGTCCTTGGGGGCGCGACCGGTGTGCTTGCCGGTGTTGGTGATCAGCGCGCCGCCTGCCCCCAGCACGGCCTCGCCGCGCCGGATCGCCGCTTCGTAGAGCGCGGCCGTCGCAAGGTTCCAGTGGGCGGCCTTCAGGTTCAAGAGGCCATGGGTGTCGAGGCCATGCTTGCTGGCCGGGGTGCCGGTGATCTGCACGGTGGGTTTCCTCCGGTTATTTTTATCGCGTGACCTTTAACGGTCATCGCTTATGGGCATTTCATGAGAGATAGCGGTGCCGCGCATCGGCTGGCAACCATATTGTATGCAGCCGCTGATATATGCCCGCTCAGGTAGCGCGCGCCCGCTTCACCAGCCGCACCAATGCCGCGCGGGCGCGTTCCGCATCGCTGGGCGCGTTTTCGCCGAAAGCCGCGTAATCCAGTCGGGCGATGGCGCCACTGCGCCTGAGGTCGATGCCTTCCGGGTCGATGCCGGTCATCCCCCAGCCTGTACCATCGAGGCCGAGCAGCTTGGCTGCATAGAGGTCCAGCGCGTCGGCATGGTCCTCGTTCGTGTGCGCGACGATCTCCGCCTCGGCGGCCGCGAGGGCGGCGTGCGGCGCGGCATCGAACAGCAGTTCGTCCGCCTCGATCCAGTGGATGCGGCCGAATCCGGCGACCAGATGGGCGCGCTCGACATTCATGCGGTAGAGGTTGAAATCCTTGAACCCGGCATAGAAGGCGGCCGAGGGGTGGCGGGCGACATAGCGCGCCAGCAGGGCATCGTCCGCCAGCGGCGTGACGTGCCCCTGCAAGGTGACGCGCGCGCCGGTCAGCGGTTCGTCGAGGCCGGCGGTGCCATCGATCAGCAGCGAGGCGCGCGGGTCGGCCTTCAGATTCTTGGTATGGTCCGCCAGGTCGGAGAGCAGCAACAGGGGGCGGGCCGCATGGTCCGTCGCCAGCAGCACCAGCGAGGCATAGGGCCAGCCTTCCGCCCCGGTCAGCGCGGTCCCAAGGACGGCGCGGTCACAGGACCGCACCAGCCGCCGGGCGGTATCGCCCGGCGTTTCGGTCGTGTTGTCAGTGGGTGTGGGCCTTGCCATGGCCCGCCTTGCTGCCATCGGCGCCGATCGGCATCACCTCGGCCGTCACCTTCACCTTGCCGGCATTGCTGTAGGTCAGCACCAGCTCGAACGTCTCGCCGGGGACCAGCTGTTTCTTCAGGCCCATCAGCATGATGTGCAGGCCGCCCGGCTGGAAGACGACCGGCGTGCCCGGCTCGACATCCACGCCACCCTCGACCTGGCGCATGCGCATCACGCCGTTTTCCATCAGGTGGGTATGGATCTCGACGCGCGCAGCCACATCGGAGGCAGCATCGATCAGCCGGTCCGCCTTCGCCGTGTCGTTGGTCAGGGTCATGTAAGCGGCACCGTTCTTGGCGCCGGGCGGGGTCGCGCGCGCCCAGACATTGGTGGCTTCGACATGCTTGTCATGGGCAACCGCCACCGGCGCGGCCGCGATCAGGGCGAGGGCGAAAATCATAAAACCGGGAAGGAAACGCATGGGGCACCTTTGAGCGTGTTGTCGTCAGCTATTGAGCAAGATTGCCGAAAGCTCTCATCCCGGCAATCGGTCAAAGCGCCGCA of Oceanibaculum indicum P24 contains these proteins:
- a CDS encoding nucleotidyltransferase family protein, giving the protein MKTPKTAMILAAGEGRRMRPITETLPKPLVEVAGKPLIDYALDRMEEAGIETVVVNSWWQAEVLESHLAKRQTPRIEISREAELLDTGGGVKRALPHFSDAPFIVANGDSLWLNGLSSALARLAELWDDERMDALLMLFPTHGALGYRGPGDFYLHPDTGIRRRKEQEVVPFAYMGVQMLHPRLFEGAPEGPFSLNLLYDKAAEAGRLHGMVHDGMWYHVSTPEDIPATEEAFLAGHTLKMV
- a CDS encoding aminoglycoside phosphotransferase family protein, producing the protein MTSVQDISRADLISGFLARAGWQDAAFLWLPGDASFRRYARLTRGSETAMLMDAPPPVEDVRPFIAVAEHLLRLGQRAPRILARDEQAGLLLLEDFGDTTFTRALAAGTPEQPLYRDALDLLIGLHRHADAASIPLPAYDDALFLREAHLLTDWYLPAVAPGADIETARAGLTGALTPLLAQARQVPQTLVLRDYHVDNLMLLPGTQPGGGPQGLGLLDFQDAVIGPVTYDLVSLLEDARRDVAPALAAAMLARYAAAFPEIYPAALDLSCRIMGAQRSMKIVGIFTRLSRRDGKHRYLTHIPRLWRLIARDLDHPALAPLAAWLDAAIPPDIRTTPETPA
- the tsaE gene encoding tRNA (adenosine(37)-N6)-threonylcarbamoyltransferase complex ATPase subunit type 1 TsaE; its protein translation is MPDTAPLIARFDLPDAAATQALGAALAPRLKTGDVVALLGDLGAGKTELARGLIRALFGGNTEVPSPTFTLVQTYEDGAVPLSLWHFDLYRLEDPEEAFELGIEDAFADAVSLIEWPERLGPYLPARRLEIALSHVAEGRRATLSGGSDWPERLKGLSL
- a CDS encoding NAD(P)/FAD-dependent oxidoreductase, with protein sequence MSTPHKTDVVIIGAGPVGLFAVFQCGMLGFRCHVVDSLGEVGGQCVALYPEKPIYDIPGYPTIDAADLIVKLEQQAAPFAPVFHLGEEATGLKRLPDGGWRLTTSAGTVIEAGAVIIAAGAGAFGPNRPPIPGIEVYEGRSVHYMVKRREDFRGKRVVIAGGGDSAVDWALSLSDIAKVMVVHRRPKFRAAFENVCRLEQLHAEGVLELVVPYQLQGLEGADGQLTAVNVATLEGTVRRLEADALLAFFGLSTDLGPIAQWHLELERNHLVVDPASMATSQPGIFAIGDVNAYPGKLKLILTGFAEAALAAHAIHPILRPDTALHFEYSTTRGVPGGAPGGVPA
- a CDS encoding sensor histidine kinase, with protein sequence MTLLPWFIAGILLLALLLLGWRYFRLHRTLSGLRDAANVAAVAEAVPIPLWRRDAAGRIVWANPAYRTLQEASGGGEDLEIGGPSASDTGADLVRRAIRSGHPQSASRYVATGEQRALLEFSELPREDGAGSAGYLTDASALDNAQSELERHIAAHDAVLENLQVAISIFGPDKRLKFFNAAYASLWGLEERFLSGEPSIAEVMDALRERRWLPEVTDFKAMVRAIERRITSLLDPEEELLHLPDERTIRRVTAPHPFGGLVFADEDVTDRLALERNFNTLNAVQRETLDNLYEGIAVYGGDARLKLWNPAYARIWQLPADQLDQQPHYADFLEMTRPLHSFESWEAYRGREIERLGERRSWTERLIRADGTAIDYAHVPLPDGATLFSYLDVTDSYRVERALLERNEALEEADRLKNEFVANVSYELRTPLNAIVGFSEILDQGYFGPLNDRQREYSQAILSSSQRLISLVNDILDLASIEAGYMTLELEEVDVREMLDSLMTLSTEAARTRGVQMALDCPDGIGTVRADGRRLKQAMFNIVSNAQKFTPAGGSVRIEARREEDALLLSVTDTGVGIAARDQERVFGKFERGRNQRDTGAGLGLSLVKSLIELHGGQIGLTSEVDQGTVVTVRLPGDKPLPQGQSAG
- a CDS encoding phosphoenolpyruvate carboxykinase, producing MQITGTPASKHGLDTHGLLNLKAAHWNLATAALYEAAIRRGEAVLGAGGALITNTGKHTGRAPKDKFFVDEPGSRGDINWGEVNKPIDQERFDIMLGRALAYLQNREVFVQDCFAGADPAYRLPVRVITETAWHNLFARNMFIQPKREELAHFEPQFTIMNVPNLMGRGAADGLASETFILVDMAKRIVLIGGTSYAGEIKKSVFTLLNYLLPARGVLPMHCSANIGQRGDVAIFFGLSGTGKTTLSADSTRTLIGDDEHGWSDNGVFNFEGGCYAKVIRLSREAEPEIYATTERFGTILENVVFDPETRHLDLNDASLTENTRASYPIEFIPNMSLDGTGGHPDNVVMLTADAFGVLPPISQLTPEQAMYHFLSGYTARVAGTEKGLGSEPQATFSTCFGAPFMPRHPIIYAEMLRDRIAKHGAKCWLVNTGWSGGKAGVGERMKIAYTRAMVAAALNGTLAQAGVRQDPNFGLLVPENCPDVPTDVLDPRQTWADKGAYDSTAHDLRGRFEANFKQFESHVPEKVRAAGVRAAA
- a CDS encoding HugZ family pyridoxamine 5'-phosphate oxidase; protein product: MARPTPTDNTTETPGDTARRLVRSCDRAVLGTALTGAEGWPYASLVLLATDHAARPLLLLSDLADHTKNLKADPRASLLIDGTAGLDEPLTGARVTLQGHVTPLADDALLARYVARHPSAAFYAGFKDFNLYRMNVERAHLVAGFGRIHWIEADELLFDAAPHAALAAAEAEIVAHTNEDHADALDLYAAKLLGLDGTGWGMTGIDPEGIDLRRSGAIARLDYAAFGENAPSDAERARAALVRLVKRARAT
- a CDS encoding copper chaperone PCu(A)C; this encodes MRFLPGFMIFALALIAAAPVAVAHDKHVEATNVWARATPPGAKNGAAYMTLTNDTAKADRLIDAASDVAARVEIHTHLMENGVMRMRQVEGGVDVEPGTPVVFQPGGLHIMLMGLKKQLVPGETFELVLTYSNAGKVKVTAEVMPIGADGSKAGHGKAHTH